The proteins below are encoded in one region of Virgibacillus dokdonensis:
- the noc gene encoding nucleoid occlusion protein, translating into MVKPFNRFFGIGDKPEQENDSDSGIDIHSNEVIQIPVKNIKPNRYQPRSIFSEEKIKELAQTIQTHGMIQPIIVRQLVENDQTEQHYEIIAGERRWRAVESLGWEHISAIVKEMTDTETASVALIENLQREELTVIEEATAYAQLLEIHDLTQEALAQRLGKNQSTIANKLRLLKLPQAVQEALLGKYITERHARALIKLSDEEEQIKLLQEIIEKHLNVKQTEEKIAKMNERKEKTAKRNTVKRKGFNKDIRIAMNTIRQSLNMVSDTGVEVESDEQDLEDYYQITIKIPKKK; encoded by the coding sequence ATGGTGAAGCCCTTTAACCGTTTTTTTGGAATCGGTGATAAACCTGAACAGGAAAATGATTCCGATTCAGGTATAGATATTCACTCCAATGAAGTGATACAGATCCCTGTTAAAAATATAAAACCTAATCGTTATCAGCCTAGGTCAATTTTTAGTGAAGAAAAGATAAAAGAACTTGCTCAAACGATACAAACACATGGTATGATCCAACCAATTATCGTTAGGCAATTGGTTGAAAATGACCAGACAGAACAACACTATGAAATTATTGCTGGGGAAAGAAGATGGCGAGCAGTGGAGTCCTTAGGATGGGAACATATTTCTGCTATTGTCAAAGAAATGACGGATACAGAGACTGCTTCCGTTGCGCTTATAGAAAATTTACAACGTGAAGAACTAACGGTTATCGAAGAGGCAACAGCGTATGCGCAATTATTAGAGATTCATGATTTAACCCAAGAAGCACTTGCTCAACGATTAGGAAAAAACCAATCAACCATTGCAAATAAGTTACGATTACTTAAATTGCCTCAAGCAGTTCAGGAAGCATTGCTAGGAAAATATATCACAGAGAGGCATGCTCGAGCCCTCATTAAATTAAGTGATGAAGAGGAACAAATTAAATTATTACAAGAAATCATTGAAAAACATTTAAATGTAAAGCAAACAGAAGAAAAAATAGCAAAAATGAATGAGCGAAAAGAAAAAACGGCAAAAAGGAATACAGTTAAACGAAAAGGTTTTAATAAGGATATTCGTATTGCAATGAATACGATACGTCAATCCCTTAACATGGTTTCTGATACAGGTGTTGAAGTTGAGTCTGATGAACAAGATTTAGAAGATTATTACCAAATCACGATTAAAATTCCAAAGAAGAAATAA
- a CDS encoding ParA family protein, with amino-acid sequence MGKIMSIANQKGGVGKTTSSVNLSACLAHLGNKVLLVDVDPQGNATSGTGVNKADVKHCIYNVLVEELPAEEVCISTTIENLDIIPATIQLAGAEIELVPTISREIRLKKSLENLKLDYDYIIIDCPPSLGLLTLNALTASDSVIIPVQCEYYALEGLSQLLNTIRLVQKHLNKTLMIEGVLLTMLDARTNLGLQVIEEVKKYFQDKVYQTIIPRNVRLGEAPSHGLPIITYDAKSKGAEVYLELAKEVMANGERVR; translated from the coding sequence ATGGGAAAAATAATGTCCATCGCTAACCAGAAAGGTGGCGTAGGAAAAACAACATCATCTGTTAATTTAAGTGCTTGTTTAGCACATTTAGGAAATAAGGTTCTTCTTGTAGATGTAGACCCGCAAGGTAACGCTACAAGTGGAACAGGTGTAAATAAAGCAGATGTAAAACATTGTATTTATAATGTCCTTGTAGAAGAGTTACCTGCGGAAGAAGTATGTATTTCTACAACGATTGAAAATTTAGATATTATACCTGCTACTATCCAATTAGCTGGGGCAGAGATAGAGTTGGTGCCAACAATATCTAGAGAAATACGGCTTAAAAAATCATTAGAGAATCTGAAGCTAGACTATGATTACATTATCATTGATTGCCCTCCATCACTTGGGTTATTGACTTTAAATGCACTAACTGCTTCTGACTCCGTCATTATTCCAGTACAATGTGAGTATTATGCTTTGGAAGGACTAAGTCAGTTGCTAAACACCATTAGACTAGTACAAAAGCATCTTAATAAAACACTTATGATTGAAGGAGTGTTATTAACTATGCTTGATGCTAGAACCAATTTAGGCTTACAAGTTATTGAAGAAGTGAAAAAATATTTTCAAGACAAAGTCTATCAAACGATAATTCCACGTAATGTAAGATTAGGAGAAGCGCCAAGTCATGGTTTGCCAATTATTACTTATGATGCAAAGTCAAAAGGTGCAGAAGTATATCTTGAGTTAGCGAAGGAAGTGATGGCCAATGGCGAAAGGGTTAGGTAA
- a CDS encoding ParB/RepB/Spo0J family partition protein — protein sequence MAKGLGKGINAFFPEVEEKQDDVIEEIAISECRPNPYQPRKTFHADAIDELKESILEYGIIQPLIVRASIKGYEIVVGERRYRAAKEAGLDKIPVIIKELTDDKMMELALLENLQREDLTPIEEAHAYANLMNELNITQEELSKRLGKSRSHIANMVRLLSLPESVIAYINNGELSMGHGRAILGLKDKTKVKALVQKIRKEKLNVRQVEKLIVQLNEKPVKQKEKPKKDVFIQERETFLRERFGTAVTIQRGKRKGKIEIEFYNDNDLQRIIDTLENE from the coding sequence ATGGCGAAAGGGTTAGGTAAAGGAATTAATGCTTTCTTTCCAGAGGTTGAGGAAAAACAAGATGATGTTATTGAGGAAATTGCTATTTCTGAGTGCCGTCCAAATCCATATCAGCCTCGAAAAACTTTTCACGCAGACGCTATTGATGAGTTAAAAGAATCTATTCTTGAGTACGGTATTATTCAGCCTTTGATTGTTCGAGCGAGCATTAAAGGCTATGAAATTGTCGTAGGAGAAAGAAGATATCGTGCAGCTAAAGAGGCAGGATTAGATAAGATACCAGTCATTATTAAAGAATTAACCGATGATAAAATGATGGAACTGGCATTATTGGAGAACTTGCAGCGAGAGGATTTAACTCCTATCGAAGAGGCCCATGCGTATGCTAACTTAATGAACGAATTAAACATCACACAGGAAGAATTATCTAAACGCTTAGGAAAAAGTAGATCACACATCGCTAATATGGTACGATTGCTTTCTTTGCCAGAGTCCGTTATTGCCTACATAAATAATGGAGAGCTTTCCATGGGACATGGGCGTGCTATACTGGGTCTGAAGGATAAAACAAAAGTTAAAGCCTTAGTACAAAAAATACGAAAAGAAAAATTGAATGTAAGGCAGGTAGAAAAATTGATCGTTCAATTGAACGAAAAGCCTGTAAAACAAAAAGAAAAACCAAAGAAAGATGTATTTATTCAAGAAAGAGAAACTTTTCTTAGAGAAAGGTTTGGAACTGCTGTAACCATTCAACGTGGCAAACGTAAAGGTAAAATTGAGATAGAATTTTATAACGATAACGATTTACAGCGTATTATTGATACGCTTGAAAATGAATGA
- a CDS encoding DUF554 domain-containing protein yields the protein MALYGTIINGVLIIIGSLLGLVFTKIPERYKETIMQGIGLAVLLIGLQMAFVTEQIIVVLLSLLMGAVIGEWLRLEDRLNQLGKWVGNQLGSKEDDTRVSQGFVTASLIFVIGAMAIIGALDSGLRGDHEVLITKGILDGFVSLVLTTTLGFGVILSVIPVLLYQGSIALLATQIEGIVPKAYLDGFITEVTGVGGLLIIAIGLNLLNITSIRIGNLLPAVIMVGFVYSVYLLFL from the coding sequence ATAGCATTATATGGTACCATTATAAATGGAGTTTTAATTATTATTGGCAGCTTACTAGGTTTAGTATTCACTAAAATTCCAGAGCGGTATAAAGAGACTATCATGCAAGGAATCGGTTTAGCTGTCTTATTAATTGGTTTGCAAATGGCTTTTGTTACGGAACAAATTATTGTGGTTTTACTAAGCTTACTAATGGGAGCTGTTATAGGAGAATGGCTTCGCTTAGAAGACCGTTTAAATCAATTAGGAAAATGGGTTGGCAATCAATTAGGTTCTAAAGAAGATGATACACGAGTTTCGCAAGGTTTTGTTACAGCCTCTTTAATATTTGTAATTGGTGCAATGGCCATTATTGGAGCATTAGATAGTGGTTTGCGGGGAGATCATGAAGTTTTAATAACAAAAGGCATACTAGATGGCTTTGTCTCCTTAGTATTGACGACAACGTTAGGATTTGGTGTTATATTATCAGTTATTCCTGTACTATTATATCAAGGTTCTATTGCTCTATTAGCTACACAAATAGAAGGTATCGTGCCTAAAGCATATTTGGATGGTTTCATCACTGAAGTAACAGGGGTAGGCGGCTTATTAATTATAGCAATTGGACTAAATCTATTAAATATTACATCTATAAGAATAGGAAATCTATTACCAGCTGTTATAATGGTAGGCTTCGTTTACTCTGTGTATCTACTATTTTTGTAA